Proteins found in one Gloeocapsopsis sp. IPPAS B-1203 genomic segment:
- a CDS encoding S8 family peptidase translates to MKKLLLVGLVLIGLCFGLFNFKGLASQGEFEEIVLDFREDIPIFQIDNQLSAIAQQFNLAPQLNSIFSKPDNVYIVKGDRATLKALQKSPVAKSTEYIEPNYIYKALEVPNDPEYNKQWNLRSIKVESAWDETKGSGVTVAVIDTGVSPVPDLKQTKFVRGYDFVNNRETVTDDSGHGTHVAGTIAQSTNNNYGVAGIAYEANVMPLKVLSAFGGGTVADIAEAIKFAADHNADVINMSLGGGGDSHLLKDAIAYAHRQGVVIIAAAGNANKNAASYPARYPHVIGVAALDPAGEKAPYSNFGAGVDISAPGGVGTGAGGILQETINSDGQAMFVSFQGTSMAAPHVAGVAALVKATGMKEPDQVLNVLKKSAMRVKNDTLNHYGAGQLDAAAAVKLAVRGQISFQDFFRWLRDNGYLNPRFWIDGGAVALLPKLAMVLGSYLLAWFLRVYFPFTWSWSLSGGLVAGSSGLFFLRGFYIFDFPQVPFRVMGSSIPEIGNAIAGNSILNPLFASVLIPFILVAFLLNKPMWKWFAIGTALGVAACLGVNAVVSPAVWGLGSGAIARIFLFINALMCYSLALLAVKEEQAT, encoded by the coding sequence ATGAAAAAACTTTTATTAGTAGGCTTGGTTTTAATTGGACTATGTTTTGGCTTGTTCAACTTTAAGGGCTTAGCAAGTCAGGGTGAATTTGAGGAGATCGTGCTGGACTTTCGGGAAGATATTCCCATATTCCAAATTGACAATCAACTTAGTGCGATCGCCCAACAATTTAATCTCGCCCCCCAATTAAATAGTATCTTTTCTAAACCAGATAATGTGTATATTGTCAAGGGAGATCGCGCCACACTCAAAGCACTTCAGAAATCTCCTGTTGCTAAGTCTACCGAATATATTGAACCGAACTACATTTATAAAGCTTTAGAAGTTCCTAACGACCCAGAATATAACAAACAGTGGAATTTACGCAGTATTAAAGTTGAGTCAGCATGGGATGAAACTAAAGGTAGCGGCGTTACCGTTGCAGTGATTGACACTGGTGTTTCTCCGGTTCCTGATTTAAAGCAAACCAAGTTTGTACGGGGTTACGACTTTGTAAACAACCGTGAAACGGTTACAGATGACAGCGGACATGGAACGCACGTCGCAGGCACAATTGCCCAATCTACAAACAACAATTATGGTGTTGCAGGTATTGCTTATGAAGCAAATGTGATGCCCTTAAAAGTGTTAAGTGCCTTTGGTGGTGGAACAGTTGCCGATATTGCCGAAGCCATTAAATTTGCGGCTGACCATAATGCTGATGTGATTAATATGAGTTTAGGTGGTGGCGGTGATAGTCACTTACTTAAAGATGCGATCGCCTATGCACATCGTCAAGGTGTCGTCATTATTGCAGCTGCTGGGAACGCCAACAAAAATGCAGCTTCGTATCCAGCACGTTATCCCCATGTCATTGGCGTTGCCGCCCTCGATCCTGCGGGTGAAAAAGCACCTTATTCTAACTTTGGTGCAGGTGTTGATATTTCTGCACCTGGTGGTGTGGGTACCGGTGCAGGCGGAATTTTGCAAGAAACAATTAATTCTGATGGACAAGCAATGTTTGTTTCTTTTCAAGGAACAAGTATGGCAGCCCCTCACGTTGCAGGTGTTGCAGCGTTAGTGAAAGCCACTGGCATGAAAGAACCCGATCAAGTTCTCAATGTCTTGAAAAAATCCGCAATGCGCGTTAAAAATGATACGTTAAACCATTATGGTGCAGGACAACTCGATGCGGCAGCTGCAGTTAAACTAGCGGTACGCGGACAAATCAGTTTTCAAGACTTTTTCCGGTGGTTGCGTGACAATGGCTATCTCAATCCGCGATTTTGGATTGATGGTGGTGCGGTGGCACTACTACCCAAACTAGCAATGGTTTTGGGTTCTTATCTCCTTGCATGGTTTCTCCGCGTTTACTTCCCGTTTACTTGGAGTTGGTCATTATCAGGTGGGTTAGTTGCAGGTAGTTCAGGGTTATTCTTTCTGCGCGGATTCTACATCTTTGACTTTCCCCAAGTTCCCTTCCGCGTTATGGGCAGTTCAATTCCGGAAATTGGTAATGCGATCGCAGGTAACAGTATTTTAAATCCGCTCTTTGCTAGTGTACTTATTCCCTTTATCCTAGTTGCCTTCCTCTTAAATAAACCTATGTGGAAGTGGTTTGCAATTGGTACAGCTTTAGGCGTTGCAGCGTGTTTAGGTGTAAATGCTGTTGTTTCACCTGCGGTTTGGGGATTGGGTAGCGGTGCGATCGCCCGCATATTTCTATTCATCAATGCTTTAATGTGTTACAGCCTAGCACTGTTAGCCGTCAAAGAGGAGCAAGCAACATGA
- a CDS encoding ATP-binding protein — translation MRTSEQIQAEIEEKFGFFPPFFSPALHNSQVLENLWQQTLIAYIHNPLSAVFKEKLSAYLSRFCTVPYCMICHSCTLRPLGMKAEEVLQLLETPPPNVEEIESHLQILATYAELNVLPEANSPLEESLLICAIFIFLEGEAAETYRTQLRQILGASSYQHLVAFVAYVKTCHVWAEANPEVSYEADKRVLDNLSSLVTEEPRLIEFFRNYAEKVKQERQTRAERQAILAERQRNLEVLRESEERYRKLVELLPDTLFVQCEGKFVFANSAGVKLLGADNVEQLIGQPVFNFIHSESQEIAQERIQKLKTGKSAPFIEEKFVRLDGSVVDVEVAAFPFVYSGNLAAQVVARDISLRKQAEKERAELLAREQAARTEAESANRSKDEFLAIVSHELRSPLNAMLGWARLLRTRKFDAVTMERALETIERNGQAQLQLLEDLLDISRIIRGKIYLNVCTVDILSVITAAIETVQLAADTKSIELLSVVEASSSILVRGDFARLQQVIWNLLSNAIKFTPNGGQIVVRSQLIDSIVRISVSDTGIGISADFLPFVFDRFRQADSTTSRKEGGLGLGLAIVRQLVELHHGTVYVTSAGEGQGATFTVELPLSNHQVTNQQDVVSSFTTARNHLTGLRILIVDDEADIRDYVTTVLEEYGAQVQETASVDAALIAIEKSPPDILVSDIGMPQQDGYSLIQKIRTLTPERGRNIPAIALTAYARDEDRQRALAAGFQLYATKPIEPVKLVVAIAKLVGRST, via the coding sequence GAAAAGTTTGGTTTTTTTCCACCATTCTTTAGTCCAGCACTGCATAATTCACAGGTGTTGGAAAATTTGTGGCAGCAAACACTCATTGCCTATATTCATAATCCTCTGTCTGCGGTTTTTAAGGAAAAGCTGAGTGCTTACTTATCGCGCTTTTGTACTGTTCCTTACTGTATGATTTGTCATAGCTGTACTCTACGTCCTTTAGGAATGAAAGCTGAGGAAGTATTGCAGCTATTGGAAACTCCACCTCCAAATGTGGAAGAAATTGAATCTCATCTGCAGATCTTAGCTACGTACGCCGAGTTGAATGTTTTACCTGAAGCAAACTCACCACTAGAAGAAAGTTTACTGATTTGCGCCATATTTATCTTTTTGGAAGGAGAAGCGGCAGAAACCTACCGCACTCAGCTACGCCAAATCTTGGGAGCAAGCAGCTATCAACACTTAGTTGCATTTGTTGCCTATGTAAAAACTTGTCATGTATGGGCAGAAGCTAATCCTGAGGTTTCTTATGAAGCCGATAAACGCGTATTAGATAATCTTAGCTCTCTAGTGACTGAGGAACCAAGATTAATAGAATTTTTTCGTAACTATGCAGAGAAAGTCAAACAAGAACGGCAAACTCGCGCGGAACGTCAAGCAATTCTGGCAGAACGACAACGGAATTTAGAAGTACTGCGAGAAAGTGAAGAACGATACCGTAAATTGGTAGAGTTATTGCCAGATACGCTTTTTGTGCAATGTGAGGGTAAGTTTGTATTTGCTAACAGTGCCGGAGTAAAACTACTTGGTGCTGATAATGTAGAGCAATTAATTGGTCAACCAGTGTTCAATTTTATTCACTCAGAAAGCCAAGAAATTGCCCAAGAACGAATTCAAAAACTCAAAACGGGAAAATCTGCACCATTTATTGAAGAAAAATTTGTCCGGTTAGACGGTAGTGTAGTAGATGTCGAAGTAGCTGCTTTCCCTTTTGTGTATTCTGGAAACCTAGCAGCACAAGTCGTGGCGCGGGATATTAGTCTGCGTAAGCAAGCTGAAAAGGAACGTGCTGAACTTCTTGCACGCGAACAAGCTGCACGCACAGAAGCTGAAAGTGCAAATCGCAGTAAAGATGAATTTTTAGCAATAGTCTCGCATGAGTTGCGATCGCCGCTGAATGCTATGTTAGGGTGGGCTAGATTACTGCGTACTCGTAAGTTTGATGCGGTTACGATGGAGCGAGCTTTAGAAACAATTGAACGTAACGGTCAAGCACAATTACAATTACTTGAAGATTTACTCGATATTTCACGAATTATTCGCGGCAAAATTTATCTTAATGTTTGTACTGTTGATATTTTATCTGTAATTACTGCCGCGATTGAAACTGTACAACTTGCCGCCGATACGAAGTCGATTGAGTTATTGAGTGTAGTCGAAGCATCTTCATCTATTCTTGTTCGTGGGGATTTTGCACGGTTACAACAGGTGATTTGGAATTTACTTTCTAATGCGATTAAATTTACTCCGAATGGTGGGCAGATCGTAGTGCGATCGCAACTTATTGATTCTATCGTTCGGATTTCTGTTAGCGACACAGGTATAGGCATTAGTGCCGATTTTCTACCATTTGTTTTTGATCGGTTTCGTCAAGCTGATAGCACAACTAGCCGAAAAGAAGGTGGTTTAGGTTTGGGACTTGCGATTGTCCGCCAGTTAGTCGAACTGCATCACGGTACAGTTTATGTTACTAGTGCTGGTGAAGGACAAGGAGCCACTTTTACTGTTGAACTGCCATTATCTAACCATCAGGTAACAAACCAGCAGGATGTCGTGTCATCATTTACCACTGCCAGAAATCACCTGACAGGATTGCGCATCCTTATCGTTGATGATGAGGCTGATATTCGCGATTATGTGACTACGGTTCTAGAAGAATATGGCGCACAAGTGCAAGAAACTGCCTCTGTCGATGCGGCACTAATTGCGATAGAAAAATCGCCACCAGATATACTTGTTAGTGATATTGGTATGCCGCAACAAGATGGTTATAGTCTGATTCAAAAAATTAGGACATTAACACCAGAACGTGGTAGAAATATACCTGCGATCGCACTCACTGCTTATGCAAGAGATGAGGATCGCCAACGGGCTTTAGCGGCAGGATTTCAACTTTATGCCACTAAACCTATTGAACCAGTCAAGCTAGTTGTTGCTATTGCAAAGTTAGTTGGGAGAAGTACTTGA
- a CDS encoding PAS domain S-box protein — protein MNVSNWRKKRFDWEQYSVALGTVAITLIIKLLLTPIINDESPFLLFFFAIVTSTWYGGKHTGFLATGLAALSADYFLIPPFHSFFVDGVGFGFRLGLFVFEGTAITHVVAQLNTAKKQAETNKIEALLYQEVLQESEERFRLFVESVGDYTIFMLDVNANIVSWNVGAENLFGYQEGDILGKHFSLLFTIEDINSGKPQQEIEQAIAQGRTEGQYWHIRSNGTWFWANSVITALRDKEGRLRGFAKVIQDFTAHHEVEVVLQKANEELELRVQNRTCELRNANEQLHSEIIERQQIEEALLDSQTRLQLINSISTAMMLGMSVEQIIKRTVRQIGECFPTLRIAYSTIDQSGHLTVVHSLEPEGLPPLQGITFDLNMMPQYLQAIQMNAPVVVEDIMEDSRFSNQNRALFCTYGIRAFVDVPLQHSEDLMSLLCFDASQQRKWSNHEIGTLIVITQYLSIIIKNAYAQQERDRAELALKQAHDELELRVKNRTAELAKANEELKTEIYERRRIEESLRQSEERLRFALNAADMLAWDWNVLTDEISQSDNADGVIGLPPNTQLNNATEFFTLIHPVDRDRVLQELHNTLANRNLYSVEFRIVRPDGSIRWMANTGRVSCDVAGQAIRVSGVLRDITEQKHISDQIQASLAEKEVLLKEIHHRVKNNLQIISSLLSLQSGYIEDQQTLGILKAGENRVASMALIHEQLYQSEDLAKIDLVDYIQNLVANLFSSYDVNSQQINLHLNIGNILLCLDVAIPCGLIINELISNSLKHAFPNYKKGNIYIEMYTINEQYYLNIRDDGVGLPQYIDPNNTDSLGLQIVAALTQQLEGSLKINSNNGTEFQIKFQC, from the coding sequence ATGAACGTTAGTAATTGGAGAAAAAAGCGTTTTGACTGGGAGCAATATAGCGTTGCATTAGGGACTGTAGCCATCACTCTCATCATCAAGCTGCTACTGACGCCAATCATTAATGACGAAAGTCCTTTCTTGTTATTTTTCTTTGCGATCGTTACCAGTACTTGGTATGGTGGCAAACATACAGGGTTCCTCGCAACAGGTTTAGCAGCTTTAAGTGCTGATTATTTTCTTATTCCACCTTTTCACTCTTTTTTTGTTGATGGTGTAGGATTTGGCTTTCGCCTAGGCTTGTTTGTCTTTGAGGGAACTGCAATTACTCATGTCGTTGCACAGTTGAATACTGCTAAAAAACAAGCTGAAACAAATAAGATAGAAGCCTTACTTTATCAGGAAGTTTTGCAAGAGAGTGAAGAGCGCTTTCGTCTATTTGTCGAAAGTGTTGGAGACTATACAATTTTTATGCTCGACGTTAATGCCAATATTGTTAGTTGGAATGTGGGAGCAGAAAACTTATTTGGATATCAAGAAGGAGACATTCTAGGAAAACATTTTTCTTTGCTGTTTACCATCGAAGATATTAATAGTGGAAAACCACAACAAGAGATAGAACAAGCGATCGCACAAGGACGTACTGAAGGACAATATTGGCATATTCGGAGTAATGGTACGTGGTTCTGGGCAAATAGCGTCATAACAGCCTTACGTGACAAAGAAGGTCGTTTGCGTGGTTTTGCTAAAGTTATTCAGGACTTTACAGCTCATCATGAAGTAGAAGTCGTTTTGCAAAAAGCTAATGAAGAATTAGAACTGAGAGTTCAAAATCGCACATGTGAATTACGTAATGCTAACGAACAGTTACACAGCGAAATTATTGAACGTCAGCAGATTGAAGAAGCTCTATTAGATAGTCAAACTCGTCTTCAACTCATTAACAGTATCTCAACAGCAATGATGTTGGGTATGTCGGTAGAGCAGATTATTAAACGTACTGTTAGACAAATTGGTGAGTGTTTTCCTACGCTACGAATTGCTTACTCAACAATTGATCAAAGTGGTCATTTAACTGTTGTTCATTCTCTAGAACCAGAAGGATTACCACCACTTCAGGGAATCACTTTCGATTTGAATATGATGCCGCAATATCTTCAAGCAATACAGATGAATGCACCCGTTGTGGTAGAAGATATTATGGAAGACTCGCGCTTTTCTAACCAAAATCGTGCTTTATTCTGTACTTACGGGATTCGAGCCTTTGTTGACGTGCCATTACAGCATTCAGAAGACTTGATGAGTTTGTTGTGCTTTGACGCTTCGCAGCAAAGAAAATGGAGTAATCATGAAATTGGAACACTAATTGTCATTACTCAGTATCTTTCAATTATTATTAAAAATGCTTATGCGCAACAAGAACGCGATCGCGCAGAACTCGCTTTGAAACAAGCGCATGATGAGTTAGAACTGAGAGTTAAAAATCGCACAGCAGAACTTGCAAAAGCTAACGAAGAGTTAAAAACAGAAATTTATGAGCGTCGGCGCATCGAGGAGTCACTACGACAAAGTGAGGAGCGGTTACGCTTTGCGCTGAATGCTGCTGATATGTTAGCGTGGGATTGGAATGTCCTCACCGATGAAATTAGTCAGTCAGACAACGCAGATGGCGTCATTGGACTTCCGCCAAATACACAACTCAACAATGCAACCGAATTTTTCACTTTAATCCATCCTGTAGACCGCGATCGCGTGCTGCAAGAGCTTCATAATACTTTAGCCAACAGAAATCTTTACAGCGTAGAGTTTCGCATTGTCCGCCCTGATGGTTCAATCCGTTGGATGGCTAACACAGGAAGGGTTAGTTGTGATGTTGCAGGGCAAGCAATACGTGTAAGTGGTGTTTTACGAGACATTACTGAGCAAAAACACATTTCCGATCAAATTCAAGCTTCACTTGCAGAAAAAGAAGTTTTGCTTAAGGAGATTCATCACCGTGTTAAGAACAATCTACAAATTATTTCTAGCCTCTTGAGTTTACAGTCAGGATATATTGAAGATCAACAAACTCTAGGAATTTTAAAAGCAGGGGAAAATCGCGTAGCTTCAATGGCTTTGATTCACGAGCAATTATATCAATCTGAAGACTTAGCAAAAATTGACTTAGTAGACTATATTCAAAATTTAGTAGCAAACTTATTTAGTTCTTACGATGTTAACTCTCAACAAATTAATTTACATTTAAATATTGGAAATATTCTTCTTTGCTTGGATGTTGCTATTCCTTGTGGCTTGATTATAAATGAATTAATTTCTAATTCCCTCAAACATGCTTTTCCAAACTATAAAAAAGGTAATATCTATATTGAAATGTATACGATTAACGAGCAATATTACCTCAATATTAGAGACGATGGTGTAGGATTACCACAATATATTGATCCAAATAATACTGATTCCTTAGGACTACAAATTGTAGCTGCTTTGACTCAACAACTGGAAGGTAGCCTTAAGATTAATAGTAATAATGGCACAGAGTTTCAAATCAAGTTTCAATGTTAA
- a CDS encoding hybrid sensor histidine kinase/response regulator — protein MGQANILIVEDELLVAKDIQNRLTKFGYNVVAVISSGNEAIKKAAEKTPDLVLMDIRLKGEIDGIEAAQLIYQNLNIPIVYLTANADDSTLERAKLTEPFGYILKPFKEKELKTTIEITLTKHQIEKKLKQSEQWLATVLKSIGDAVITSDACGAVTFMNPVAEDLTGWKHEEACGKDAAEIFNITHEVTRQKIDSPVVQALQKGTTVGISEETLLITKNGHAIPIDDSAAPIRDDKGNITGAVLVFRDITERKQAKEARQKQIEQERLVAQLEKLNQLKDDFLSTVSHELRTPIANMKMAIQMLSVSNNTERSRRYLEILQAECTRETELINDLLDLQRLELASYPMVLTEAIHLNDWLPKIIEPFCNRSEQRQQILQIDIRPHLLPLLSDRASLERIIAELLNNACKYTSAHGKIVLSVEQHSQLPENNPSFVDAKKTEILPVTKTIFRVSNQAEISAEQLPRIFEKFYRIPQSDRWQQGGTGLGLALVQKLVEHLQGTIHVNSHQGWTTFTVTLSSVVGNDL, from the coding sequence ATGGGTCAGGCAAATATCTTAATTGTAGAAGATGAGCTTCTCGTTGCCAAAGATATACAAAATCGGCTAACTAAATTCGGATACAATGTTGTTGCTGTGATCTCATCTGGAAATGAAGCCATCAAGAAGGCAGCAGAAAAAACTCCTGATTTAGTCCTTATGGATATTCGCTTAAAAGGAGAAATTGATGGAATTGAAGCAGCACAACTAATTTATCAAAATTTAAATATTCCGATAGTTTATTTAACAGCTAATGCGGATGATAGTACATTAGAAAGAGCTAAATTAACTGAACCATTTGGCTATATATTAAAACCTTTTAAAGAAAAAGAACTCAAGACAACTATTGAAATTACGCTCACAAAGCATCAAATTGAAAAAAAACTGAAACAAAGTGAACAATGGTTAGCAACAGTACTGAAAAGTATTGGAGATGCTGTTATTACTAGCGATGCTTGTGGTGCTGTCACTTTTATGAATCCTGTCGCTGAAGATCTAACAGGCTGGAAGCATGAAGAAGCTTGCGGTAAAGATGCAGCAGAGATATTTAATATTACCCATGAAGTCACTCGCCAAAAAATAGATAGTCCCGTTGTCCAAGCATTACAAAAAGGAACAACGGTTGGCATTAGTGAAGAAACACTTCTTATTACTAAAAATGGTCATGCAATTCCTATTGATGATAGTGCAGCACCAATAAGGGATGACAAAGGAAATATTACTGGTGCCGTATTAGTTTTTCGTGATATTACTGAACGGAAGCAAGCAAAAGAAGCACGTCAAAAGCAAATTGAGCAAGAAAGGCTTGTTGCTCAGCTAGAAAAACTGAATCAACTCAAAGACGATTTTTTGAGTACAGTTTCACATGAGTTGCGTACTCCGATCGCTAATATGAAAATGGCAATTCAAATGCTGTCTGTTTCTAACAATACAGAGCGCAGTCGGCGATATTTAGAGATTTTACAAGCAGAATGCACGCGAGAAACTGAGCTAATTAATGACTTGCTCGATTTACAAAGGCTAGAATTAGCATCTTATCCAATGGTACTCACAGAAGCCATTCATTTAAACGATTGGTTACCAAAAATCATTGAGCCTTTTTGTAACCGTAGCGAACAGCGTCAACAGATCTTACAAATTGATATACGTCCTCACTTATTGCCGTTGCTTTCTGACCGTGCTAGCTTAGAGAGAATTATCGCTGAGCTACTTAATAATGCCTGTAAGTATACTTCAGCTCATGGCAAAATTGTTCTAAGTGTTGAGCAACATAGTCAATTGCCAGAAAATAATCCAAGCTTTGTAGATGCTAAAAAGACAGAAATACTACCTGTAACAAAAACAATTTTTAGGGTTAGCAATCAAGCAGAAATTTCTGCTGAGCAATTACCAAGAATCTTTGAGAAATTTTATCGCATTCCTCAAAGCGATCGCTGGCAGCAAGGAGGTACAGGTTTAGGACTTGCTTTAGTTCAAAAACTTGTCGAACATCTGCAAGGAACAATTCATGTTAATAGTCATCAAGGGTGGACAACATTTACTGTCACTTTAAGTAGTGTAGTAGGCAATGATCTCTAA
- a CDS encoding thioredoxin family protein, whose protein sequence is MERAVIKFSSEDCGICHKMSFYDQKVSEELGLQFIDVKMQDTATYRKYRKILLTQYPDKAEMGWPTYLICDSPEGEFKILGEVKGGHPKGEFRNKLQAVLDASD, encoded by the coding sequence ATGGAGCGAGCTGTTATTAAGTTTTCGTCAGAGGACTGTGGAATTTGTCATAAAATGTCGTTTTATGACCAAAAGGTAAGTGAAGAACTAGGGTTGCAGTTTATTGACGTTAAGATGCAGGATACGGCAACTTATCGTAAGTATCGTAAAATTCTGCTAACACAGTATCCTGATAAGGCTGAGATGGGATGGCCGACTTATTTAATCTGTGATTCTCCAGAAGGCGAATTCAAGATCTTAGGCGAAGTGAAAGGCGGTCATCCCAAGGGAGAATTTAGAAATAAACTGCAAGCGGTGTTGGATGCAAGTGATTAG
- a CDS encoding HAD family hydrolase, protein MVQAVILDVDGTLVLSNDAHAQSWVDAFEAFGYHIAFEQVRPLIGMGGDQVIPRMVPGLNKEEGDGKKVSERRKELILQKYGPKLQAASGARELIQRMKQQGLKLIIASSATSQELEILLKAAKVDDLLDEATTSSDAEASKPEPDIVEAALSKLKVQPNEVVMLGDTPYDVQAASAAGIGMIAVRCGGFEDAQLEGVQEIYDDPADLLAHYDESLLSKK, encoded by the coding sequence ATGGTGCAAGCAGTAATCTTAGACGTTGATGGTACATTAGTACTAAGCAATGATGCTCATGCACAATCTTGGGTTGACGCATTTGAAGCCTTTGGCTACCACATAGCATTTGAACAAGTTCGACCATTAATTGGTATGGGTGGCGATCAAGTGATACCGCGCATGGTACCAGGACTCAATAAAGAAGAGGGCGATGGGAAAAAGGTTTCCGAGCGGCGTAAAGAACTTATTCTCCAGAAATATGGACCCAAGCTACAAGCTGCCTCTGGGGCAAGAGAATTAATACAGCGCATGAAGCAGCAAGGATTAAAGTTAATTATTGCTAGTTCTGCTACAAGTCAAGAGTTAGAAATTTTACTTAAAGCTGCAAAAGTAGACGATTTACTTGATGAAGCAACAACATCAAGTGATGCTGAAGCTTCTAAACCTGAACCAGACATTGTAGAAGCTGCATTAAGTAAACTAAAGGTGCAACCTAACGAGGTTGTGATGCTAGGAGATACACCTTACGATGTTCAAGCAGCAAGTGCTGCTGGTATTGGAATGATTGCAGTGCGTTGTGGTGGGTTTGAAGATGCACAACTTGAAGGAGTTCAAGAAATTTATGATGATCCTGCTGACTTGTTGGCACACTACGATGAGTCACTCTTGAGTAAAAAGTAG
- a CDS encoding D-alanine--D-alanine ligase family protein, with the protein MSKLRVGLLFGGRSGEHEVSISSARAIAQAILSDQNAQKYELLPFYLQKDGRWLPGEIAQQVLTSGTPLQLNESNTQSHNQTSLPIPTSPDLLSSSSTPVTDVDVWFPILHGPNGEDGTIQGLLQLMQVPYVGSGVLGSAMGMDKIAMKMAFAQAGLPQVKYMAINRAQVWSNPCIFPKLCDQIEATLGYPCFVKPANLGSSVGIAKVRSRSELETALDNAASYDRRLIVEAGVVARELECAVLGNDNPKASVVGEITFASDFYDYETKYTAGKANLSIPAPVPESVSAAIQEMSLQAFAAVDAAGLARVDFFYVEATGEVLINEINTLPGFTATSMYPQMWEKSGVPFAELVDQLIQLALERHG; encoded by the coding sequence ATGAGCAAATTGCGAGTAGGATTATTGTTTGGTGGTCGTTCGGGAGAACACGAAGTTTCGATTAGTTCAGCACGGGCGATCGCACAAGCGATTTTATCAGATCAAAATGCCCAGAAATACGAACTACTACCGTTTTATCTTCAAAAAGATGGGCGTTGGCTTCCTGGAGAAATTGCCCAACAAGTGCTTACCTCTGGTACTCCTTTGCAACTCAATGAATCAAATACCCAATCACACAACCAAACATCGCTACCGATTCCAACATCTCCTGATTTACTCTCTTCTTCCTCTACGCCAGTTACAGATGTAGATGTTTGGTTTCCTATTCTTCATGGTCCTAATGGTGAAGATGGCACAATACAAGGATTGTTGCAATTAATGCAAGTTCCCTATGTAGGATCTGGGGTACTAGGTTCGGCAATGGGTATGGATAAAATTGCTATGAAAATGGCATTTGCCCAAGCTGGATTACCACAGGTTAAATATATGGCAATTAACCGCGCTCAAGTATGGTCTAATCCTTGTATATTTCCCAAATTATGCGACCAAATTGAAGCAACCCTTGGTTATCCCTGTTTTGTGAAACCAGCAAATTTAGGCTCCTCAGTAGGTATTGCCAAAGTGCGATCGCGTAGTGAATTGGAAACTGCCCTAGACAATGCTGCTAGCTACGATCGGCGGTTGATTGTGGAAGCAGGAGTTGTGGCTCGCGAACTTGAATGTGCTGTGTTAGGAAATGATAACCCTAAAGCTTCCGTTGTCGGAGAAATTACATTCGCGAGTGATTTTTACGACTATGAAACGAAATATACTGCGGGGAAAGCAAACTTATCAATCCCTGCACCTGTACCCGAATCTGTTTCTGCTGCAATTCAAGAAATGTCACTCCAAGCTTTTGCAGCTGTGGATGCAGCGGGTTTAGCAAGAGTTGATTTCTTCTATGTCGAAGCCACTGGAGAAGTTTTAATCAATGAAATTAATACGTTACCTGGCTTTACTGCAACAAGTATGTATCCGCAAATGTGGGAAAAAAGTGGTGTTCCTTTTGCTGAATTAGTCGATCAACTAATTCAATTGGCGTTAGAACGACATGGTTAG
- a CDS encoding DUF5818 domain-containing protein yields the protein MSITVTGTIQRSDMGAGAWALSTDDGTTYEVHNAPKDLLQPGKKVKVTGQIREDVMTIAMIGPVLEVRSFETVSES from the coding sequence ATGAGTATTACTGTTACAGGGACAATACAACGAAGTGACATGGGTGCTGGAGCGTGGGCGCTATCAACAGACGATGGTACAACCTATGAAGTTCATAATGCCCCCAAAGACTTACTCCAACCAGGAAAAAAAGTCAAAGTTACAGGACAAATCCGCGAAGATGTCATGACGATTGCCATGATTGGACCTGTCCTAGAAGTGCGATCGTTTGAAACTGTAAGCGAGTCGTGA